TGCGCTACCAGCCGCTGGAGCTCCACGGCTTCCTGAGCACCGTGCTCCCCCCGTTCCACGCCATGGCGGAGCGCCAGGGCGTCTGGCTGCGGCTGGAGGGCGCCGCGGTGACGCCCGTGGAGGTGGACCACGAGCGCATCGACATCGTGTTCCAGAACCTGCTGTCCAACGCCCTGAAGTTCACCGTGACGGGCGGGGTGACGGTGCGGGTCCTCGAAGAGGAGAAGGACGTCGTCGTCGAGGTGGAGGACACCGGACCGGGGATCGCCGCGCAGGACCTGCAGGTCATCTTCGACCGCTTCGCGCAGGCGGACAACAGCGGCACCCGCCGCTTCGGCGGCACGGGCATCGGCCTGGCGCTGGTGAAGGAGACGCTGGAGCTGCACGACGGCGGCATCTCCGTGGCGAGCGAGGTGGGCCGCGGCTCCACCTTCCGCGTGCGGCTGCCCAAGGGGCGCGCGCACATCCGCGAGGAGCTGCGCGAGCGGCGGCGCGCGGACATGCCGGTGCGCAGGGATCGCCGCTCGTCGGGCTCGTTCCCCTCGCTGGAGTCGGTCACCGAACCCAACCACGCGTCCGTGGTGTCCGCCAGGGACCACGCGGGGCCGGACCCGGACTCGCCGCGCATCCTCGTGGTGGAGGACGACGCGGAGATCCGCTCCTTCATCGCGGGCCTGCTCAAGCAGCACTACCAGGTGCTGGAGGCGGTCAACGGAGAGGAGGGCCGGCAGCGGGCCATCGCCGAGCGCCCCGCCCTCATCATCTCCGACGTGATGATGCCGGTGATGTCCGGCCTGCAGATGCTGGCGGCGCTGCGCACGCACGCGGCCACGGTGGACATCCCCGTCATCCTCCTCACCGCGCGCCAGGAGGTGTCCGCCAAGGTGGAGGCGCTGGGGTCGGGCGCCAACGACTACCTGGGCAAGCCCTTCAGCCCGCGCGAGCTGCTCGCGCGCATCGAGACGCAGCTGCGCCTGCGCGAGGCGGCGGTGCGCGCCGCGGAGAACGAGCGGCTGGCGGCCGTGGGCCTGTTGTCGTCGGGCTTCGCGCACGAGGTGCGCAACCCGCTCAACGGCCTGATGAACGCGCTCGCGCCGCTCAAGGAGGTGCTCTCCGCCAGCTCGCCGGACGCGGAGGTGAGCCGGGCCATGGTGGAGGTGGTGGAGGAGTGCGGACAGCGCATCCGTCACCTCGCCGAGTCGCTCCTGTCCTTCACCCGGGGCGCGGACACGCCCATGGCGCTGTCACTCGACGAGATGCTCGACTCCACGCTGAGCGTGCTGACCTGGCGCGTGCCCGGTGGCGTGACGGTGGAGCGCGCCTACGAGTGCTCCGCTTCCGTGCAGGGGGACCCCGGTCTGCTCAACCAGGTGTGGCTCAACCTGCTCGACAACGCCCTGCGGGCCGTGGGCGACGCGGGCTGGGTGCGGGTCACCACGGCGCGGCAGGGTGACGAGGCCGTCGTCACCATCAGCGACAACGGCTCCGGCATCCGGAAGGAAGACATGGACCGGCTGTTCCAGCCGTTCTTCTCCACCCGCGCCGCGGGGGAGGGGACGGGGCTGGGGTTGGCGCTCAGTCGTCGCATCGTGGTGCGTCACGGCGGGCGCATCCTCCTGTCCAGCACGCCGGGAGAGGGCACGCAGGTGGAGGTCCGTCTGCCGCTGGTGGGCGCCTCCACCCCCGCGCCGGCCGAGGAGGGGGCGGGGCAGGGCGAGCACCGGGTGGGCCGGCTGGGCTGAGCGCGCCGCGTCAGCGCGAAGCGGCGTGGGTGGACGGGGGGCGGGCCAGGGGGCGGGGGAAATCATGCTTGCCCCCGTCAAGCTTCGGGGCGCGGCGCGCGGCGTGTCTGCTACAGTCAAGCGCTTTGTTCGTCACTTCCCACCACTGAAGGAAACCACGGCATGCAAGGAACCGTTGCCGCGGGCGCCGCCCGCAAGGGGCACCCGCCTGGGCTGTACCTCCTGTTCTTCACCGAGATGTGGGAACGCATGTCGTACTACGGCATGCGCGGCCTGCTCGTCCTCTTCCTCACGAGCAAGGTCAACGGTGGGTTCGGTTGGACGGACGACCAGGCCCTCAGCCTCTACGGGACCTATACGGGCCTCGTGTACCTGACGCCCATCCTGGGTGGCTTCATCGCGGACCGCTTCATCGGTCAGCGCAAGGCCGTGGTGCTCGGCGGCACGCTGATGATGATCGGCCACCTCGTCCTGGCGCTCCCCAGCGCGGCGATGTTCTACACGGGCCTGGGCTTCCTCATCGTCGGCAACGGCTTCTTCAAGCCGAACATCTCCTCCATGGTGGGTGGCCTGTACGAGCAGGGAGATGGGCGCAAGGACAGCGCGTTCACCATCTTCTACATGGGCATCAACCTGGGCGCGATGCTGGGCAACTTCATCTGCGGCACCCTGGGCGAGCGGTACGGCTGGCACTGGGGCTTCGGCTCCGCGGGCGTGGGCATGCTCCTGGGTCTCATCGCCTTCCTGGCGTTGCAGCAGCGGCTGCTGGGGAAGGTGGGGCTGGCGCCC
This sequence is a window from Myxococcus stipitatus. Protein-coding genes within it:
- a CDS encoding ATP-binding protein, which codes for MTQSVPQREESPITPDNAPEVGTRATATLLLYFERRYGAERLVELWRHHGFKLGLDYMRTPTNFVSLRFLERVASVLQEESGDPTFMRQAGLFTASPEALGFVYYMLRAVGSPRLCYRQTIDMSPGYNRVGAFHVERLERERLDFTYRSSIPEQDRNICELRMGQFASFPTIWGLSPAEVRELECQIHGAPACRYHLTWSDPPSLWGHHMGLVLGTVCGLGASAMGLGSPMFCVASLAATGFAVGGWLDGRKELKGKNEALRAQDQAITGSLAELQQRYDEIFRANVALEDRVAERTLALKDANGKLEAALARQQELDRLKSEFFDNVSHELRTPLTLILLTLESLERRGEDGLPEVVMQHVATMERSAQRLLRLINNLLDLAQLESGKARLRYQPLELHGFLSTVLPPFHAMAERQGVWLRLEGAAVTPVEVDHERIDIVFQNLLSNALKFTVTGGVTVRVLEEEKDVVVEVEDTGPGIAAQDLQVIFDRFAQADNSGTRRFGGTGIGLALVKETLELHDGGISVASEVGRGSTFRVRLPKGRAHIREELRERRRADMPVRRDRRSSGSFPSLESVTEPNHASVVSARDHAGPDPDSPRILVVEDDAEIRSFIAGLLKQHYQVLEAVNGEEGRQRAIAERPALIISDVMMPVMSGLQMLAALRTHAATVDIPVILLTARQEVSAKVEALGSGANDYLGKPFSPRELLARIETQLRLREAAVRAAENERLAAVGLLSSGFAHEVRNPLNGLMNALAPLKEVLSASSPDAEVSRAMVEVVEECGQRIRHLAESLLSFTRGADTPMALSLDEMLDSTLSVLTWRVPGGVTVERAYECSASVQGDPGLLNQVWLNLLDNALRAVGDAGWVRVTTARQGDEAVVTISDNGSGIRKEDMDRLFQPFFSTRAAGEGTGLGLALSRRIVVRHGGRILLSSTPGEGTQVEVRLPLVGASTPAPAEEGAGQGEHRVGRLG